Proteins found in one Geomonas subterranea genomic segment:
- a CDS encoding cytochrome C, whose translation MKSKILILLMMPLMACLLFACANTKSGALIHPEAVTGTPNCTECHTDAYAAMNHQAVDFFKKHSVFASNARRACASCHAESFCSDCHAHKEELKPNVKFSEAVERNLPHRGDYMSQHRIDGKINPASCAKCHGRTNNERCLTCHK comes from the coding sequence GTGAAAAGTAAAATACTGATTCTGTTGATGATGCCGCTCATGGCTTGCCTGCTCTTTGCCTGTGCCAACACCAAGAGCGGTGCGCTGATCCACCCGGAGGCGGTGACCGGTACGCCCAACTGTACCGAGTGCCACACCGATGCCTACGCGGCGATGAACCACCAGGCCGTCGACTTCTTCAAAAAGCACAGCGTCTTCGCCAGCAACGCCAGAAGGGCTTGTGCTTCCTGCCACGCCGAATCCTTCTGCTCCGACTGCCATGCGCACAAAGAAGAGCTGAAGCCGAACGTGAAGTTCTCCGAGGCGGTGGAAAGGAACCTGCCGCACAGGGGCGACTACATGAGCCAGCACAGGATCGACGGCAAGATCAACCCTGCGTCGTGCGCCAAGTGTCACGGGCGTACCAACAACGAGAGGTGCCTGACATGCCACAAATGA
- a CDS encoding MFS transporter, with the protein MFKGITGNVLVLGLVSFFTDVSSEMIYPLLPLFLTGQLGAGPAFLGAIEGVAESTASLLKLLSGIVSDRVRRRKRLVLIGYSISSLMRPLIGSAASPLAVLLIRTGDRVGKGIRTSPRDALIADSVEPSLRGKAYGFHRSMDHAGALVGPLVATFLLAYFVTDLRYLFWLAGIPGLVAVLLIVWKVNETGHTPLPKTGLQLVALPPGRLRRYLLILFLFTLGNSSDAFLLLKAGAVGTPSYRLPLLWAFFHLVKMLSSMPFGALSDRIGRRSVIVAGWCVYAVSYLGFGLARSEWQIWLLFAVYGLFFGLTEGAEKAYLADMAESGQRGSAFGWYNFAVGVGALPASLIFGGIWQYEGNVAPFIFGASLAGVAAAALLLLVKAPAAAGKEIS; encoded by the coding sequence GTGTTCAAAGGCATTACCGGCAACGTGCTCGTTCTGGGACTGGTGAGTTTCTTCACCGATGTCTCAAGCGAGATGATCTACCCGCTGCTCCCTCTGTTTCTCACGGGCCAGCTCGGGGCCGGCCCCGCTTTTCTCGGCGCCATCGAAGGTGTTGCCGAATCCACCGCCTCGCTCCTGAAGCTCTTATCCGGCATAGTGTCAGACCGGGTGCGCAGGAGAAAACGTCTGGTACTTATAGGGTACTCGATATCGAGTCTGATGCGCCCGCTGATAGGGAGTGCGGCGTCGCCTCTGGCTGTGCTGCTGATCCGGACCGGCGACCGGGTCGGCAAGGGGATTCGCACCTCGCCGCGCGACGCGCTCATCGCCGACTCAGTTGAGCCGTCCCTGCGGGGCAAGGCCTACGGCTTCCATCGCTCCATGGATCACGCCGGCGCACTGGTGGGGCCGCTGGTGGCAACCTTCCTGCTCGCCTATTTCGTCACGGACCTGCGCTACCTGTTCTGGCTGGCGGGGATTCCCGGCCTGGTCGCCGTGCTCCTGATTGTCTGGAAGGTAAACGAGACGGGGCACACGCCGCTGCCAAAGACGGGGCTGCAACTCGTCGCGCTCCCCCCGGGGAGACTGAGAAGGTACCTGCTGATCCTGTTTCTTTTCACCCTGGGCAACTCCTCGGACGCGTTCCTGCTGCTAAAGGCTGGCGCCGTCGGCACACCCTCCTACCGGCTGCCGCTTTTGTGGGCCTTCTTCCACCTGGTCAAGATGCTCTCGTCCATGCCGTTTGGGGCGCTCTCCGATCGCATCGGCAGGCGAAGCGTGATCGTCGCGGGGTGGTGCGTCTATGCGGTTTCCTACCTCGGCTTCGGTCTGGCGCGAAGCGAGTGGCAGATATGGCTCCTCTTCGCCGTGTACGGCCTGTTCTTCGGCCTGACCGAGGGAGCCGAGAAGGCGTACCTGGCGGACATGGCTGAGTCCGGTCAGCGCGGGTCCGCCTTTGGCTGGTACAACTTTGCGGTCGGCGTGGGCGCCTTACCCGCGAGCCTCATCTTCGGCGGCATCTGGCAGTACGAGGGGAACGTCGCGCCATTTATTTTTGGAGCGTCGCTCGCCGGTGTAGCCGCGGCAGCACTCCTGCTGCTGGTCAAGGCGCCGGCTGCCGCAGGCAAGGAAATCTCCTGA
- a CDS encoding substrate-binding domain-containing protein — protein sequence MVTKAILTGCALVAGMTVFSGMATAETVRLHGSTTVQKRIMEPGKDALKKATGIDIVLVGNGTGNGVEDLVAGKCDAAMASEELADAVASMKDASGKAATGDLKPNVITDDIIKVIVNPANPVSKLTKEQLKGLHNGTIDNWSKVGGPDLSVIVVTSHLGSATRKVFQKSVMEGTPYVAGALEVETTRKEIDNVSQFPEGIGAVSMGFINLPGNKEKVKIVDTPVISRPLMLITKGDPSPAVKKIVDFFKGEGKKYIKD from the coding sequence ATGGTAACAAAGGCGATTTTAACAGGGTGCGCGCTGGTGGCCGGTATGACGGTGTTCTCAGGCATGGCGACGGCTGAAACAGTGCGTCTGCATGGCTCCACCACGGTTCAAAAGCGCATCATGGAACCGGGCAAAGACGCTCTGAAAAAGGCCACTGGTATCGACATTGTCCTGGTCGGCAACGGTACCGGCAACGGCGTCGAGGACCTGGTGGCCGGCAAGTGCGACGCGGCCATGGCCTCGGAGGAACTTGCCGATGCCGTCGCCAGCATGAAGGACGCCTCAGGCAAGGCAGCCACGGGCGACCTGAAGCCCAACGTCATCACCGACGACATCATCAAGGTGATCGTCAACCCGGCGAACCCGGTCTCCAAGTTGACCAAGGAGCAATTGAAGGGACTGCACAACGGGACCATCGACAACTGGAGCAAAGTCGGCGGTCCGGACCTTTCCGTCATAGTGGTCACCTCGCACCTGGGCTCCGCCACCCGGAAGGTGTTCCAGAAGAGCGTGATGGAGGGAACACCCTACGTGGCGGGCGCACTCGAAGTCGAGACCACGCGCAAAGAGATCGACAACGTCAGCCAGTTCCCCGAGGGAATAGGGGCGGTGAGCATGGGCTTCATCAACCTTCCCGGGAACAAGGAAAAGGTGAAGATCGTGGACACGCCGGTCATCAGCCGCCCGCTGATGCTCATCACCAAGGGCGACCCCTCCCCCGCGGTCAAGAAGATCGTGGATTTCTTCAAGGGTGAAGGGAAGAAGTATATCAAGGACTGA
- a CDS encoding methyl-accepting chemotaxis protein — MTIKGKLYLIMAVTVIGIVAIGASSLIGMNFVKGKLNVLTERSTPYQLKTIELQRAVQEHTAGLMKLSAAQTRAEFGAAKAEAEKSQEGVTVLAKELASFTGAETSAGMEQLAAISKDLIAVTESRLKAEEEGQKADLLMKQKLQQISQNLRTLDASMRKVQAGSMFELSESNEGVKDITKKMRAVEAAGNALSEVKQGVLEIAAADSKTAVVIAASKFNAAMRKFTASEMVKVDPAGTKPLLEGAADVKERVTSPDGLLALKSAIASAPDDEKKKKFAQALPQTMQRLAQMSVLMGDVVEKASEDFAREGKRFDTSMSGADAASGILGVSSQLIAEGSEISRLIRELFGVRTDQELTGTKAAMDAAFKRVAALQARVAGKKASKGGTAAVSGVTASLNEVRGLLLAPNGVADTIGHLLAVKKQSAQLALKLREYVAAQREEGKKGMSSAQAEQEKAVKSVNAVFRSNIATVSILGLAVLIIGVLLSGVVLRSISKPIDELSRMAERFGSGDFSGRLDDQRKDEFGALAVHFNAATAKLSEITASLRGAITGLNSGSRDLAQASGDLSAGASSQSEESVQAASAMTEMTQTIEEVASNAQTAAAQSGNALSCATAGSEVVGRTVSGMEQIAGSVRNAARMIETLGDSSARIGNVISTINDIADQTNLLALNAAIEAARAGEAGMGFAVVADEVRKLAQQTAEATKEITVTIGQIQKDTERSVSAMREGTDLVEEGINLAHEANRSLAEIVEASTQSVAVVNQIAVAAEEQSAVAVQVSRGVEKIASITREAEEAARNISDAATNLNRLAGDLDRTASWFKA; from the coding sequence ATGACCATCAAAGGAAAGCTGTACCTCATCATGGCCGTCACCGTCATCGGTATCGTGGCCATCGGCGCGTCGAGCCTCATCGGCATGAACTTCGTCAAGGGAAAGCTGAACGTGCTCACCGAGCGCTCGACGCCGTACCAGTTGAAGACGATAGAGTTGCAGCGCGCCGTCCAGGAGCACACGGCAGGGCTCATGAAGCTCTCTGCCGCGCAGACCCGCGCGGAGTTCGGCGCCGCCAAAGCTGAGGCGGAAAAATCCCAGGAGGGGGTAACCGTGCTGGCCAAGGAGCTTGCCTCCTTCACCGGCGCGGAGACGTCCGCCGGGATGGAGCAGTTGGCTGCCATCAGCAAGGACCTGATCGCCGTCACCGAGTCGCGCCTCAAGGCCGAGGAGGAAGGACAAAAGGCGGATCTCTTGATGAAACAGAAACTGCAGCAGATCTCGCAGAATCTGCGCACCCTCGACGCCTCCATGCGCAAGGTCCAGGCCGGCTCCATGTTCGAGCTTTCCGAGTCCAACGAAGGGGTCAAGGACATCACCAAAAAGATGCGGGCCGTCGAAGCGGCGGGAAACGCTCTAAGCGAGGTGAAGCAGGGCGTCCTGGAGATCGCCGCAGCCGACAGCAAGACTGCGGTCGTCATTGCCGCCAGCAAGTTCAACGCCGCCATGCGCAAGTTTACCGCCAGCGAGATGGTGAAGGTCGACCCAGCGGGGACCAAGCCGCTGCTGGAAGGCGCGGCGGACGTCAAGGAACGGGTTACCTCGCCGGATGGGCTTCTGGCGCTCAAAAGCGCCATCGCGTCCGCACCCGATGACGAGAAGAAGAAGAAATTCGCCCAGGCGTTGCCGCAGACCATGCAGCGCCTGGCGCAGATGTCGGTGTTGATGGGAGACGTGGTAGAGAAGGCGTCGGAAGATTTCGCGCGGGAAGGCAAGCGCTTCGACACCTCTATGTCAGGCGCCGACGCGGCCAGCGGCATCCTGGGCGTTTCCAGCCAGTTGATCGCCGAGGGCTCCGAGATCAGCCGGTTGATCCGCGAACTCTTCGGCGTCAGAACCGACCAGGAGCTCACCGGCACCAAGGCCGCCATGGATGCCGCCTTCAAGCGCGTGGCCGCGCTCCAGGCCAGGGTCGCCGGCAAGAAGGCGTCCAAGGGGGGGACCGCGGCCGTCTCCGGGGTCACCGCCTCCCTGAACGAGGTGCGCGGGCTCCTCCTGGCCCCAAACGGGGTCGCCGACACCATCGGGCATCTGCTGGCGGTGAAAAAGCAGTCGGCGCAGCTGGCGCTCAAGCTCAGGGAATACGTCGCCGCCCAGCGCGAGGAAGGGAAAAAGGGGATGAGTTCGGCGCAGGCCGAACAGGAGAAAGCGGTGAAGTCGGTAAACGCCGTCTTCCGCAGCAACATCGCCACCGTTTCCATCCTGGGACTCGCGGTGCTGATCATCGGCGTGCTTTTGAGCGGTGTGGTGCTTCGCTCCATCAGCAAACCCATCGACGAGCTTTCCCGCATGGCCGAGCGCTTCGGCAGCGGCGACTTTTCCGGGCGGCTGGACGACCAGAGGAAGGACGAGTTCGGCGCCCTGGCGGTTCACTTCAACGCGGCAACCGCAAAGCTCTCCGAAATCACCGCCAGCCTACGCGGCGCGATCACCGGACTGAACAGCGGCTCCCGCGACCTCGCCCAGGCCTCGGGAGACCTGTCGGCGGGCGCGTCGAGCCAGTCCGAAGAGTCGGTCCAGGCGGCCTCTGCGATGACCGAAATGACCCAGACCATCGAGGAGGTGGCCAGCAACGCGCAGACCGCTGCGGCCCAGTCCGGCAACGCCCTTTCCTGCGCGACGGCGGGGAGCGAGGTCGTAGGGCGGACGGTGAGCGGCATGGAGCAGATCGCAGGATCGGTGCGCAACGCCGCGCGCATGATCGAAACCCTCGGGGACAGCTCCGCGAGGATCGGCAACGTCATCAGCACCATCAACGACATCGCAGACCAGACCAACCTCTTGGCGCTCAACGCCGCCATCGAAGCGGCGCGGGCCGGCGAGGCAGGGATGGGCTTTGCCGTGGTCGCCGACGAGGTGCGCAAGCTGGCCCAGCAGACCGCTGAAGCGACCAAGGAGATAACCGTCACCATCGGGCAGATCCAGAAGGATACCGAGCGCTCCGTGAGCGCCATGCGCGAGGGAACCGACCTGGTGGAGGAAGGCATCAACCTGGCCCACGAAGCGAACCGTTCCCTGGCCGAAATCGTCGAGGCTTCCACGCAAAGCGTCGCGGTTGTGAACCAGATCGCGGTAGCCGCCGAGGAACAGTCGGCGGTGGCGGTGCAGGTCTCCCGGGGCGTGGAGAAGATCGCCTCCATCACCCGCGAAGCCGAGGAGGCGGCCCGCAACATAAGCGATGCCGCCACCAACCTGAACCGGCTCGCCGGAGACCTCGACCGGACCGCCTCCTGGTTCAAGGCATGA
- the proC gene encoding pyrroline-5-carboxylate reductase gives MEKRIGFIGGGNMAEAIIKGLLAGGVPAAEIAVSEPSESRRNVLAERYSVQVHADNVELCRMSDTIILAVKPQVAPQVLGALGSGLTGKLFISIMAGVKSAAIEGMLGSGTRVIRVMPNTPALVLQGASAISRGYHATDDDQVLARRIFDLVGTTCVVDEKLLDAVTGVSGSGPAYVLTFIEALSDAGVKHGLTRDVATALAAQTVYGTAKLLLESHEHPAALKSNVASPGGTTIAAMHSLDRDGFRAATINAVDVCVARSKELGER, from the coding sequence ATGGAAAAAAGGATCGGATTCATCGGCGGCGGCAACATGGCGGAGGCGATCATCAAGGGGCTTCTGGCCGGGGGCGTGCCGGCCGCGGAAATTGCCGTGTCCGAGCCGTCCGAATCGCGCCGCAACGTGCTCGCCGAGCGCTACAGCGTGCAGGTCCACGCCGACAACGTCGAGCTGTGCCGGATGAGCGACACGATCATCCTGGCCGTGAAGCCCCAGGTAGCGCCCCAGGTGCTCGGCGCGCTCGGCTCGGGTCTCACCGGCAAGCTCTTCATCTCCATCATGGCGGGAGTGAAAAGCGCCGCCATCGAAGGGATGCTCGGCTCCGGGACCCGCGTGATCCGGGTCATGCCCAACACCCCCGCCCTGGTTCTCCAGGGGGCGTCCGCCATCTCCCGCGGTTACCACGCAACCGACGACGACCAGGTGCTCGCCCGCAGGATATTCGACCTGGTCGGCACCACCTGCGTCGTCGACGAAAAGCTCCTCGACGCGGTCACCGGCGTTTCGGGAAGCGGCCCCGCCTACGTGCTCACCTTCATCGAGGCGTTGAGCGACGCCGGCGTGAAGCATGGCCTTACCCGCGACGTGGCCACAGCACTTGCCGCCCAGACCGTCTACGGCACCGCGAAGCTGCTGCTGGAAAGCCACGAGCACCCGGCGGCGCTGAAAAGCAACGTCGCCTCGCCGGGAGGAACCACCATCGCCGCCATGCACTCGCTTGACCGCGACGGCTTCCGCGCCGCGACCATCAACGCCGTCGACGTCTGCGTCGCCCGTTCCAAGGAGCTGGGGGAGAGATGA
- a CDS encoding acylphosphatase, giving the protein MKVRATLIVRGRVQGVAFRHHTARTAQQLGVTGWVRNLSDGSVEACFEGEEADVAAMAQWCRRGPELARVDELVEKMGEYTGEFTGFQVRG; this is encoded by the coding sequence ATGAAAGTGAGAGCGACGCTGATCGTACGGGGCAGGGTCCAGGGGGTGGCCTTTCGGCACCACACCGCCCGCACCGCACAGCAGCTCGGCGTGACCGGCTGGGTCCGCAACCTCTCCGACGGTTCGGTGGAGGCCTGCTTCGAGGGGGAGGAAGCGGACGTGGCCGCGATGGCACAGTGGTGCCGCAGGGGGCCGGAGCTGGCCCGGGTCGACGAACTGGTCGAGAAGATGGGCGAATACACCGGCGAGTTCACCGGATTCCAGGTAAGGGGATAG
- a CDS encoding DsbC family protein translates to MRKNSSSLARRLGLWFVAAVLTVLVASAASAKDLDLSKAVKVGNGRIMVIEFTDPDCPFCKKAEAYFEKRSDVTRYIFFIPLKNHPASKGKVQHILSAKDKEKTYLEVATGTVDRWKLSEVTPEGIALQQEHERIAKELGLNATPIFIVYGSMVRGFDLKRLEPLLK, encoded by the coding sequence ATGCGGAAAAACAGCAGCAGTTTAGCAAGGCGCCTTGGCCTTTGGTTCGTCGCAGCGGTCCTTACCGTCCTGGTTGCCTCTGCTGCCTCCGCCAAGGATCTTGACCTCAGCAAGGCGGTCAAGGTTGGCAACGGCAGGATCATGGTGATAGAGTTCACCGACCCCGACTGTCCCTTCTGCAAGAAAGCAGAAGCGTACTTCGAGAAGCGCAGCGATGTCACCCGCTACATCTTCTTTATCCCGCTGAAAAACCATCCTGCCTCCAAGGGAAAGGTGCAGCACATCCTCTCCGCGAAGGACAAGGAGAAAACCTACCTGGAGGTGGCAACGGGCACGGTTGACCGGTGGAAGCTGTCGGAGGTCACGCCCGAGGGGATCGCCTTGCAACAGGAACACGAGCGGATCGCCAAAGAGCTCGGGTTGAACGCGACCCCCATCTTCATCGTTTATGGCAGCATGGTAAGAGGCTTCGATCTGAAAAGGCTGGAGCCGCTGCTGAAATAA
- a CDS encoding DUF6538 domain-containing protein, protein MVSVAEFLYRRGSFYYFYITIPTDIRSHFGNRRHLVKSLKTRLLCDAKVAVEPMKARVKTAFLLIRSGMLTEEQLQKTVTDLLYREKVQSRDKLLSEVIRMYLEEKTPNLKKRTLLGYETIFARIITNIGDRKVNAVKREDVIRLRSALISEVKERTCNTHLVHLSSMLRWAVRQEICARNCAEGLLLTLSNRHDSERKRFSINDLHSIFTNIPLIAGDETNVWIPLIALFSGMRKEEICQLEGSDVRQEDGIWVLDINSKGEKTTKTEAGLRLVPIHSTLLKMGFIEFCNNRALGRDSGNLWGFVRWRESWAKHWGGRFNNWFAKNIQTDKGKVFHSFRHTFVDELKQANLTKELVSELVGHVVKGETFGRYGKGYSVQVLKNAVETLSYGIDFTRLENHIVSCCSDVNKIMSIRNT, encoded by the coding sequence ATGGTTTCTGTTGCCGAATTCCTGTACCGCAGAGGATCTTTCTACTACTTCTATATTACGATTCCCACCGACATCAGATCCCATTTCGGGAACCGCCGCCACCTCGTCAAGTCCCTCAAGACACGCCTTCTCTGTGATGCCAAGGTTGCGGTAGAACCCATGAAGGCACGGGTGAAGACAGCCTTCCTGCTCATTCGATCCGGCATGCTGACCGAGGAGCAGTTGCAGAAGACCGTGACCGACTTGCTCTATAGAGAGAAAGTTCAATCCCGTGACAAGCTCCTGTCTGAAGTCATCAGGATGTACCTTGAGGAAAAGACACCGAATCTCAAGAAGCGAACCCTCCTTGGTTACGAGACTATTTTCGCACGGATCATTACCAATATCGGCGACAGGAAGGTCAACGCCGTCAAGCGAGAAGACGTTATCCGTCTTCGGTCAGCACTGATCTCAGAAGTCAAAGAACGGACCTGTAACACTCACTTAGTTCATCTCTCATCCATGCTCCGGTGGGCTGTTCGTCAAGAGATCTGTGCTCGGAACTGCGCCGAGGGACTACTCTTGACCCTTTCCAACAGGCATGATAGCGAGAGAAAACGATTCAGCATTAACGACTTGCACTCTATCTTTACGAACATCCCGCTGATCGCAGGTGACGAAACCAACGTATGGATTCCTCTGATCGCTCTGTTTAGTGGCATGCGTAAAGAGGAGATATGTCAATTGGAAGGAAGCGACGTCCGGCAAGAAGACGGGATCTGGGTGTTGGACATTAACAGCAAGGGAGAGAAGACCACCAAGACAGAAGCGGGATTGAGACTCGTACCGATCCACTCCACCCTGCTCAAGATGGGGTTTATTGAGTTTTGCAACAACAGAGCACTGGGAAGAGACTCAGGTAATCTATGGGGATTTGTTCGTTGGCGCGAGTCATGGGCCAAGCATTGGGGAGGACGTTTCAACAACTGGTTTGCGAAGAACATCCAGACGGACAAAGGAAAGGTTTTCCATTCCTTCAGGCATACCTTCGTTGATGAATTGAAACAAGCGAACCTGACAAAAGAGTTGGTATCCGAACTGGTTGGACACGTTGTCAAAGGAGAAACGTTCGGTCGATATGGCAAAGGGTACTCGGTTCAGGTACTCAAGAACGCTGTCGAAACCTTATCGTATGGCATCGACTTCACCAGATTGGAAAACCATATTGTTAGTTGTTGCTCTGACGTCAACAAGATTATGAGTATCCGCAATACGTGA
- a CDS encoding S1 family peptidase — MSMFDIGGDYVFPIISGTPSAGNTMKVGRFLGTGFYINSAGGFTTCKHVAEAITEGQHLYVGQMKGPTAGDYHRIQNVICHEIYDIAIGTVVTGRKTEFLKPYAGAFALGVDVGAFGYTDAGKENNILGVDPRYLKGHISRLAEEPFGFPTKSLCEMSFAVPSGFSGTAVLSEDYQLVGMAYGNAESKILSYSVTEVVDGNSTFLENVYRVMEFGLCHTVTDLKAVFSELGVRSFE; from the coding sequence ATGAGTATGTTCGATATTGGAGGTGATTATGTCTTCCCGATTATTTCAGGTACTCCTAGTGCCGGAAATACCATGAAGGTGGGAAGATTCCTTGGCACCGGATTCTACATCAACAGCGCAGGTGGCTTTACCACTTGCAAACATGTAGCAGAGGCAATAACTGAAGGTCAGCATCTATATGTCGGCCAAATGAAAGGTCCCACTGCAGGGGATTATCATCGAATCCAGAACGTAATATGCCACGAAATATATGATATTGCGATTGGGACCGTTGTGACCGGACGGAAAACCGAATTCTTGAAGCCATATGCTGGGGCATTCGCATTAGGTGTTGACGTCGGTGCCTTTGGTTACACTGATGCTGGGAAAGAAAACAATATTCTCGGCGTTGACCCAAGGTACCTCAAAGGTCATATCTCACGGCTGGCTGAGGAGCCCTTCGGGTTTCCAACCAAATCATTATGTGAGATGAGCTTTGCCGTGCCGTCGGGGTTCAGTGGGACGGCCGTATTGAGTGAAGATTACCAGTTAGTTGGCATGGCCTACGGTAATGCAGAATCTAAAATACTTAGCTACTCCGTTACAGAAGTTGTTGATGGCAACTCTACCTTTCTAGAAAATGTATACCGTGTCATGGAATTTGGTCTATGCCACACAGTTACAGATCTGAAGGCGGTATTTTCGGAGTTGGGGGTGCGCAGCTTTGAGTAG
- a CDS encoding DUF6538 domain-containing protein yields MVSVAEFLYRRGSFYYFYITIPTDIRSHFGNRRHLVKSLKTRLLCDAKVAVEPMKARVKTAFLLIRSGMLTEEQLQKTVTD; encoded by the coding sequence ATGGTTTCTGTTGCCGAATTCCTGTACCGCAGAGGATCTTTCTACTACTTCTATATTACGATTCCCACCGACATCAGATCCCATTTCGGGAACCGCCGCCACCTCGTCAAGTCCCTCAAGACACGCCTTCTCTGTGATGCCAAGGTTGCGGTAGAACCCATGAAGGCACGGGTGAAGACAGCCTTCCTGCTCATTCGATCCGGCATGCTGACCGAGGAGCAGTTGCAGAAGACCGTGACCGACTAG
- a CDS encoding recombinase family protein, protein MNGQRLGYIRVSTISQNTDRQLDGVELDERFIDKVSGKDTNRPELVRLLGHARRGDHIVVHALDRLARNLDDLRKIVKTLTAKGVTIEFRKENLIFSGDDSPMSTLLLSVMGAFAEFERSLIKERQLEGIAIAKQKGKFRGRQRTMTDDRIAEIKRRVETGEKKAVIARDLGISRETLYQYLRTG, encoded by the coding sequence ATGAACGGTCAGCGGCTCGGATATATCAGGGTTAGTACAATTTCGCAGAATACTGATCGCCAGTTGGATGGTGTCGAGCTGGACGAGAGGTTCATCGACAAGGTATCGGGGAAAGACACGAATCGACCTGAACTAGTGCGACTGCTGGGACATGCAAGGAGGGGAGATCACATCGTCGTCCATGCTCTTGATCGTCTAGCTCGCAACCTCGATGACCTCAGGAAGATCGTGAAGACCCTGACCGCCAAGGGAGTCACAATCGAGTTCAGGAAGGAGAACCTGATCTTCTCCGGTGACGACTCACCCATGTCGACATTACTGCTCTCGGTGATGGGTGCGTTCGCAGAGTTCGAAAGATCATTGATCAAGGAACGCCAGCTCGAAGGTATCGCCATAGCCAAACAGAAAGGAAAGTTCAGAGGACGTCAGCGGACTATGACCGACGATCGGATCGCTGAGATCAAGAGACGGGTTGAAACTGGCGAGAAGAAGGCGGTCATCGCAAGGGATCTGGGTATCAGCCGTGAGACACTGTACCAGTATCTGCGGACGGGGTAG
- a CDS encoding NYN domain-containing protein, which yields MISFTYVDNSNVFIEGQRVAAVANGRSPDIYHAMNNKIFDHTWNIDYGKLHDLVCGDSTGIGCAKLWGSPPPSDTFWKKVENEGFEVTTFDKNAAGKEKKVDVAIAHQVTKDAYTKIDKGTSEIILVAGDRDFVPVIEDLVSEGFRVTVVFWNHAAQELKDAATHFVSLDGHVADLKI from the coding sequence TTGATTTCTTTCACTTACGTTGACAACTCAAACGTTTTCATTGAAGGACAGAGAGTAGCTGCTGTCGCAAACGGACGCTCGCCTGATATTTATCATGCGATGAATAACAAAATCTTTGACCATACTTGGAACATTGATTATGGAAAATTGCATGATCTGGTTTGCGGAGATTCAACTGGTATAGGTTGTGCCAAATTGTGGGGATCTCCTCCACCGAGCGACACGTTCTGGAAAAAAGTTGAAAACGAGGGCTTTGAAGTAACTACCTTTGATAAAAACGCTGCAGGAAAGGAAAAGAAGGTAGATGTTGCCATTGCCCACCAAGTCACTAAAGATGCATATACCAAGATTGACAAGGGTACTAGCGAAATAATACTTGTTGCCGGAGATCGAGATTTCGTACCTGTAATTGAAGATCTCGTTTCCGAAGGCTTTCGGGTCACCGTTGTTTTTTGGAATCATGCCGCACAAGAACTAAAGGATGCTGCAACACACTTTGTTAGTCTTGATGGTCACGTTGCTGATCTGAAGATATAA
- a CDS encoding abortive infection family protein — protein sequence MKILFHGGGASLTELNSPSLVEEEWNKLRSAAGRLLSARGDVKASEILERYPFQLLDGTNHFGDEFSVLHATVSLDQYVELGEIHAVPEIRESFRHIGSTISEIGPYTRFIAVGLDVDEKVVPVAPPSPKITSEAVERALEDAEQLIKTRGPSSAIDRVHTAFHGYLRVVLERKKIKFVEGDSITTLFRLLRENDPALQHLGHRSEDALKMIRAMSTVIDSLNTLRNRASGAHPNEEVLAEPEAMLAINAARTLLHYLDEKLEN from the coding sequence ATGAAGATACTTTTTCATGGTGGCGGAGCAAGCCTGACGGAGCTTAACAGCCCTTCGCTGGTGGAGGAAGAGTGGAACAAGCTACGGTCAGCAGCGGGACGTTTGTTAAGTGCAAGAGGTGACGTGAAAGCATCCGAGATCTTGGAGCGTTATCCGTTTCAGTTGCTAGATGGAACAAACCATTTCGGTGATGAGTTTTCAGTGTTGCACGCAACGGTCTCACTTGATCAGTACGTTGAGCTTGGAGAAATCCATGCTGTTCCTGAGATAAGGGAATCTTTTCGGCATATCGGTTCGACCATTTCTGAAATTGGTCCATATACACGCTTTATTGCTGTGGGGTTAGACGTTGATGAGAAAGTAGTACCTGTCGCGCCCCCATCACCTAAGATTACAAGCGAGGCTGTCGAACGAGCACTCGAAGATGCCGAACAACTGATAAAGACGCGAGGTCCGTCCAGCGCAATTGATCGTGTCCACACTGCGTTTCACGGTTACCTTCGAGTTGTTCTGGAACGTAAAAAGATCAAATTTGTCGAAGGCGACTCGATCACGACCTTGTTTCGATTACTTAGGGAGAATGACCCTGCACTTCAGCATCTCGGTCATCGCTCTGAGGATGCCCTTAAGATGATCAGAGCGATGTCAACTGTAATAGATTCTTTAAATACACTAAGAAACAGAGCGAGCGGTGCTCACCCCAACGAGGAGGTTCTAGCAGAGCCTGAAGCTATGTTAGCAATTAATGCTGCTCGCACCCTTCTGCACTACCTTGACGAGAAGCTCGAAAACTGA